In Firmicutes bacterium ASF500, a single genomic region encodes these proteins:
- the pdg gene encoding Ultraviolet N-glycosylase/AP lyase, whose product MNKTPEDVRAIVEELKVLYPDGICSLDYKKDYELLFSVRLAAQCTDERVNKVTPALYARFPTLEALANAEISEVEEYIHSTGFFRAKAKDIVLASQMLIRDYGGRVPDTMEDLLKLPGVGRKTANLILGDVYHTPGVVVADTHCIRITGLLGLTDGTKDPAKVEKQLRAVLPPEESNDFCHRMVLHGRAVCIARRPQCAGCTLRPWCDHFAKNGEAE is encoded by the coding sequence ATGAATAAGACCCCCGAGGATGTCCGCGCCATTGTAGAGGAGCTGAAGGTGCTCTACCCGGACGGCATCTGCTCCTTGGACTATAAAAAGGATTATGAGCTGTTGTTTTCTGTCCGGCTGGCCGCCCAGTGTACCGACGAGCGGGTGAACAAGGTGACCCCGGCGCTGTATGCCCGGTTCCCCACCCTGGAGGCGCTGGCAAACGCCGAGATCTCCGAGGTGGAGGAGTACATCCACTCCACCGGCTTTTTCCGGGCCAAGGCCAAGGACATCGTTCTGGCCTCCCAGATGCTGATTAGGGATTATGGCGGAAGGGTCCCCGACACCATGGAGGACCTGCTCAAGCTCCCCGGCGTGGGCCGTAAGACGGCCAACCTGATTCTGGGGGATGTGTACCACACCCCCGGCGTGGTGGTGGCCGACACCCACTGCATCCGCATCACCGGCCTGCTGGGCCTCACCGACGGTACCAAGGACCCCGCCAAGGTGGAAAAGCAGCTGCGGGCCGTCCTGCCCCCGGAGGAGTCCAACGACTTCTGTCATCGCATGGTCCTCCACGGCCGGGCGGTGTGTATCGCCCGCCGGCCCCAGTGCGCGGGGTGTACCCTGCGGCCCTGGTGCGACCACTTCGCCAAAAACGGCGAGGCAGAATAA
- the rlmA gene encoding 23S rRNA (guanine(745)-N(1))-methyltransferase codes for MKSLFRCPLCASPLEREANRWSCPAGHSFDRASAGYVHLLPANQKHSKDPGDDKAMVAARSAFLEKGYYQPLREALCQAVTEYAASLPAPVVLDSGCGEGYYTAGLSQALPRSRIAGVDLSKAALRRAAKRVPEGEFAVASVYRLPLAGGSADVLTNIFSPLAIDEFARVLRPGGLFCYAVPSPRHLWQMKAVLYKEPYENPVKREDYPGFVWREVREIRYTAALDAGADILALFHMTPYAWKTPREGVARLEALDRLRCEIGFDLHLYQKI; via the coding sequence TTGAAAAGCCTGTTTCGCTGTCCCCTGTGCGCGTCCCCGCTGGAGCGGGAGGCAAATCGCTGGTCCTGCCCGGCGGGCCACAGCTTCGACCGGGCCTCCGCCGGCTACGTCCATCTCCTCCCCGCCAATCAGAAGCACTCCAAGGACCCGGGGGACGACAAGGCCATGGTAGCCGCCCGGTCTGCCTTCTTGGAGAAGGGGTACTATCAGCCCCTGCGGGAGGCCCTGTGTCAGGCGGTGACGGAGTACGCGGCCTCTCTCCCCGCCCCCGTCGTTCTGGACAGCGGGTGCGGCGAGGGGTATTACACCGCCGGACTGTCCCAAGCCCTGCCCCGCTCCAGAATCGCCGGGGTGGACCTGTCCAAGGCCGCTCTGCGCCGGGCAGCGAAGCGGGTCCCGGAGGGGGAGTTCGCCGTGGCCTCGGTCTACCGTCTGCCTCTGGCCGGCGGCAGCGCCGATGTGCTGACGAACATCTTCTCCCCCCTGGCTATCGACGAGTTCGCCCGGGTCCTCCGCCCCGGCGGGCTGTTCTGCTACGCTGTCCCCTCCCCCCGGCACCTGTGGCAGATGAAGGCGGTTTTGTACAAGGAGCCCTATGAGAATCCGGTGAAGCGGGAGGACTATCCCGGCTTTGTCTGGCGGGAGGTCCGGGAAATCCGTTATACCGCCGCGCTGGACGCCGGGGCCGACATTTTGGCCCTGTTCCACATGACGCCCTACGCCTGGAAAACGCCCAGGGAGGGGGTCGCCCGGCTGGAGGCGCTGGACCGCCTGCGCTGTGAAATTGGATTTGACCTGCATTTGTACCAAAAGATATGA
- the gltX gene encoding Glutamate--tRNA ligase, producing MALDMKYFEEMESKIPKGRVRTRFAPSPTGYMHVGNLRTALYTWLIARNAGGTFILRIEDTDQGRLVEGATDVIYKTLAECKLDHDEGPDVGGPVAPYIQSERRDTYGKYARLLVEKGHAYYCFCEKSEDSEEGFEKAEDPCRSLSLAEAQARVDAGEPYVVRQKIPQEGTTTFHDAIFGDITVENKTLDDQVLLKRDGLPTYNFANVIDDHLMGITHVVRGSEYLSSAPKYNLLYEGFGWDIPTYVHCSPVMRDAQNKMSKRHGDPSYEDLKDQGFLTDAILNYVALLGWSPRGDIAEQEVFSLDDLAKAFDLAGMSKSPAIFDIEKLTHFNALYLRSMSPEDFAQAAEPYIRQTVKRESLPAAEISALLQARCERLTEIPEKVAFLDTLSEYSVDLFTNKKSKTNPEVSKAMLEAAIPMLEGVADWTQDAIHGGLVALAEKLEVKNATLMWPVRIAAAGQAVTPGGAVEICRILGKDETLRRLRLGLDKLS from the coding sequence ATGGCTTTAGACATGAAATATTTTGAGGAGATGGAGTCCAAGATTCCCAAGGGCAGGGTGCGCACCCGGTTCGCGCCGTCGCCCACGGGGTATATGCATGTGGGCAATCTGCGCACGGCGCTGTACACCTGGCTGATTGCCCGCAACGCCGGGGGGACCTTCATCCTGCGCATTGAAGACACCGACCAGGGCCGTCTGGTGGAGGGCGCCACCGACGTGATCTACAAGACGCTGGCCGAGTGCAAGCTGGACCACGACGAGGGCCCCGATGTGGGCGGGCCGGTGGCCCCCTATATTCAGTCGGAGCGGCGGGACACCTATGGAAAGTACGCCCGCCTTCTGGTGGAGAAGGGCCACGCCTACTACTGCTTCTGCGAGAAGTCGGAGGACAGTGAGGAGGGCTTCGAGAAGGCGGAGGACCCCTGCCGGTCCCTGTCCCTGGCTGAGGCCCAGGCCCGGGTGGACGCCGGGGAGCCCTATGTGGTCCGGCAAAAAATCCCCCAGGAGGGGACCACCACCTTCCACGACGCCATTTTCGGCGATATCACCGTGGAGAATAAGACCCTGGACGACCAGGTCCTCCTCAAGCGGGACGGCCTGCCCACCTACAACTTCGCCAACGTCATCGACGACCACCTGATGGGCATCACCCACGTGGTCCGGGGCAGTGAGTACCTGTCCTCCGCCCCCAAGTATAACCTGCTGTATGAGGGCTTCGGCTGGGACATTCCCACTTACGTCCACTGCTCCCCCGTCATGCGGGACGCCCAAAATAAGATGTCCAAGCGCCACGGCGACCCCTCCTATGAGGACCTGAAGGACCAGGGCTTCCTCACCGACGCCATCCTCAACTATGTGGCCCTGCTGGGCTGGTCCCCCCGAGGGGACATCGCCGAGCAGGAGGTCTTCTCCCTGGATGATCTGGCGAAAGCCTTTGATCTGGCGGGCATGTCCAAATCCCCCGCCATCTTCGACATTGAGAAGCTGACCCACTTCAACGCCCTGTACCTGCGGTCAATGAGCCCGGAGGACTTTGCCCAGGCGGCGGAGCCCTATATCCGCCAAACGGTGAAGCGGGAGAGCCTGCCGGCGGCAGAGATTTCCGCCCTCCTCCAGGCCCGGTGCGAGCGGCTCACCGAAATTCCCGAGAAGGTAGCCTTCCTCGACACCCTGTCCGAGTACAGCGTGGACCTGTTCACCAACAAGAAGTCCAAAACCAACCCGGAGGTCTCCAAGGCTATGCTGGAGGCGGCAATCCCCATGCTGGAGGGGGTCGCCGATTGGACCCAGGACGCCATTCACGGCGGGCTGGTGGCCCTGGCGGAGAAGCTGGAGGTCAAGAACGCCACCCTCATGTGGCCGGTGCGCATCGCCGCCGCCGGACAGGCCGTCACCCCGGGCGGCGCGGTGGAAATCTGCCGCATCTTGGGGAAGGACGAGACCCTGCGCCGCCTCAGACTGGGACTGGACAAGCTGTCATGA
- the ybhL gene encoding Inner membrane protein YbhL has product MSFDPYEFDRGYASSMGDTLGQYTAKTFLWMVLGLLVTFGVAVSGWVTGIAGYIIVMYPIVPLVVLVATLVISFTMVHRLEKMAVGTAIALFVVFSALFGFTMSIYFWRYSLEILGFSFLLTAVYFGALAAYGYLTKRDLSGIRPILFSGLIFLIIFGVLSLFIPALDMFDRVICLVGIAVFLGYTAYDTQKIRAFYSYYSASPEMLAKASIFSALQLYLDFINLFLYLLRFLGNKRN; this is encoded by the coding sequence ATGAGCTTTGATCCTTATGAGTTTGATCGCGGCTATGCCTCCAGTATGGGGGACACCCTGGGCCAGTACACCGCCAAGACCTTTTTGTGGATGGTGCTGGGGCTGCTGGTCACCTTTGGGGTAGCGGTGAGCGGATGGGTCACCGGGATCGCCGGTTATATCATCGTCATGTATCCCATAGTTCCTCTGGTGGTGCTGGTGGCCACGCTGGTGATCTCCTTCACTATGGTGCACCGGCTGGAGAAGATGGCGGTGGGTACAGCCATTGCCCTGTTCGTAGTTTTTTCCGCCCTGTTCGGCTTCACCATGTCCATCTACTTCTGGCGTTACAGCCTGGAGATTTTGGGCTTCAGCTTCCTGCTTACCGCCGTCTACTTCGGCGCCCTGGCCGCCTATGGCTATCTGACCAAGCGGGACCTGTCCGGAATCCGGCCCATTCTCTTTTCCGGTCTGATTTTCCTGATTATCTTCGGCGTGCTGTCCTTGTTTATCCCCGCTCTGGATATGTTCGACCGGGTGATCTGCCTCGTGGGCATCGCCGTTTTCCTGGGCTATACCGCCTATGACACGCAGAAGATTCGGGCCTTCTACAGCTACTACTCCGCCTCCCCCGAGATGCTGGCGAAGGCCTCCATCTTCTCCGCTCTCCAGCTGTATCTGGACTTTATTAACCTGTTCCTGTACCTCCTGCGCTTCCTGGGCAATAAGCGCAACTGA
- the polC gene encoding DNA polymerase III PolC-type: MSQKIPFLQMFAALRQWTELSDGVEGWLIVSAAIDKASRSAKIAVEGAGGAGPNLIAQAEEAVCRAYGLNSVKIQAEEQIVTREEKKVDISIPEEPKPLEDKGSRDVDRDKNKVDDAFARTEAIRKAALKSGARPAAPAKKDKKPQGKSIFGKAISKAPTPIGELELDMGMVVVEGDVFAIDNRELKKRGAWVVAFDMTDYTGSIRVNKFFPGDEGKPLVDGIKKGMHIKVQGRLNMDRFYGDMVLEPVAVTAAEKRMKEDTAEEKRVELHLHTTMSSMDALTSVGPKLGPDRNVVKRAEAWGHPAIAITDHGVAQSFPDAWHSAKKIKLLYGVEAYFVNDVDDRVAIHGETDATFDSEIVCFDIETTGLNRKHEVIIEIGAVVLKNGEITDTFNTFVSPGRILSPEIIRLTGITDEMLVGAPSQEEAIRAFLDFAGDRPLAAHNADFDMGFIAAGCRRYGIPFQNPSIDSLILAQNLLPELGKYKLDIVAEHLHLPAFNHHRASDDAATVAYMLPHFFKKLEAAGYHNLSEINPYMTTLRGKGKAKRQPKHLIVLAKNQTGLRNLYKLVSLAHLEHFKRYPIMPKSLINENREGLIIGSACEAGELFRALTDGKDWEELKRIASWYDYLEIQPICNNMFMLRKGMVRSEEELRDFNRDIVRLGEELGKPVCATGDVHFLDPEDEIYRHILLASKGFEDADEDLPIYFKTTGEMLKEFAYLGKEKAHEVVVKNTNLIASWCDPIEPLPQGLFAPKLEDSDGELKRLVWGKAHELYGENPPQIVVDRIEAELGDIIRCKYDVIYMSAQKLVQNSLEHGYLVGSRGSVGSSLVAFMSGITEVNSLPAHYRCPNCKHTDFDYAQDPEHPYGCGADMPDAVCPVCGAKYVKDGFNIPFETFLGFGGDKVPDIDLNFSGEYQSSAHKYTFELFGQTHVFRAGTIGTVAEKTAFGYVKKYLEEKGKVASKAEENRLAIGCTGVKRTTGQHPGGMVVIPQDKEIYDFCPVQHPADDPNSDIITTHFEYHSMESNLLKLDMLGHDDPTMIRMLEDLTGVNAREIPLDDPDTMSLFSSSKALGYENDKILGPTGGTAIPEFGTSFVRGMLEETQPNQFDILVRLSGFSHGTDVWLGNARDLIIQQGIPVGQAIGCRDDIMLFLISKGMNPKRSFKIMEAVRKGRGLPDGAEDEMKAAGVPDWYIGSCKKIAYLFPKAHAVAYVMMAFRIAWFKVHRPLAFYAAYFSIRAKAFDEAYMCRGMDVCQRKMREIVAKDKEATAVEQDMLTTLEVCYEFYLRGFQFDRMDVYQSEAIRFAVDEERGTLRPPFVSVAGLGETAAISLAEQRVGREFISIEEVSAACPKVSKTHIQLLKEAGAFGDLPETSQMNLFSMLG, translated from the coding sequence ATGTCCCAAAAGATACCATTTTTACAGATGTTTGCCGCCCTGCGCCAGTGGACCGAGCTGTCCGACGGAGTGGAGGGCTGGCTGATCGTGTCCGCCGCCATTGACAAGGCCAGCCGCAGCGCCAAGATCGCCGTGGAGGGGGCCGGCGGAGCGGGCCCCAACCTCATCGCTCAGGCGGAGGAGGCGGTCTGCCGAGCCTATGGCCTGAACAGCGTGAAGATTCAGGCGGAGGAACAAATTGTAACCCGTGAAGAGAAAAAAGTTGACATATCAATCCCGGAAGAGCCCAAGCCCTTGGAGGACAAGGGTTCTCGAGATGTAGACCGAGATAAAAATAAAGTTGACGATGCCTTTGCCCGCACGGAGGCTATCCGAAAGGCGGCGCTGAAAAGCGGCGCCCGCCCCGCCGCCCCCGCCAAGAAGGACAAAAAGCCTCAGGGTAAATCCATCTTCGGCAAGGCAATTTCCAAGGCTCCCACCCCCATCGGGGAGCTGGAGCTGGATATGGGCATGGTGGTGGTGGAGGGCGATGTTTTCGCCATCGACAACCGGGAGCTGAAAAAGCGGGGGGCCTGGGTGGTGGCCTTCGACATGACCGACTACACTGGCTCCATCCGGGTGAACAAATTCTTCCCCGGCGACGAGGGCAAGCCCCTGGTGGACGGCATCAAGAAGGGGATGCACATCAAGGTACAGGGCCGTCTCAACATGGACCGGTTTTACGGCGACATGGTGCTGGAGCCGGTGGCCGTGACGGCGGCGGAGAAGAGGATGAAGGAGGACACCGCGGAGGAGAAGCGGGTGGAGCTCCACCTCCACACCACCATGTCCTCCATGGACGCCCTCACCAGCGTGGGCCCCAAGCTGGGCCCGGACCGGAATGTGGTCAAGCGGGCGGAGGCCTGGGGCCACCCGGCCATCGCCATCACCGACCACGGAGTGGCCCAGTCCTTCCCAGACGCCTGGCACTCCGCCAAGAAGATCAAGCTTCTCTACGGCGTGGAGGCCTACTTTGTCAACGATGTGGACGACCGGGTTGCCATTCACGGGGAGACCGACGCCACTTTTGACAGCGAAATTGTCTGCTTCGACATCGAGACCACCGGCTTGAACCGGAAGCACGAGGTCATTATCGAGATTGGCGCGGTGGTGCTGAAAAACGGAGAGATCACCGACACCTTTAACACCTTTGTTTCTCCGGGCCGTATTCTGTCCCCGGAGATCATCCGTCTCACCGGTATTACAGATGAGATGCTGGTGGGGGCTCCCTCCCAGGAGGAGGCCATTCGCGCCTTTTTGGACTTCGCCGGGGACCGGCCCCTGGCCGCTCACAACGCCGACTTCGACATGGGCTTCATCGCCGCCGGTTGCCGGAGGTACGGGATTCCGTTCCAAAATCCCTCCATCGACAGCCTGATTCTGGCCCAGAACCTGCTCCCCGAGCTGGGTAAGTACAAGCTGGACATCGTGGCGGAGCACCTGCATCTGCCCGCCTTCAACCACCACCGGGCCAGCGACGACGCCGCCACGGTGGCCTATATGCTGCCCCACTTTTTCAAAAAGCTGGAGGCGGCTGGTTACCATAACCTGTCCGAAATCAACCCCTACATGACTACCCTCCGGGGGAAGGGGAAGGCCAAGCGACAGCCCAAGCACCTGATCGTGCTGGCCAAGAACCAGACTGGCCTGCGCAACCTCTATAAGCTGGTGTCCCTGGCCCATCTGGAGCACTTCAAGCGCTATCCCATCATGCCCAAGTCCCTCATCAACGAGAACCGGGAGGGGCTCATCATCGGCTCCGCCTGCGAGGCGGGGGAGCTGTTCCGGGCTCTCACCGACGGCAAGGACTGGGAGGAGCTGAAACGTATCGCCTCCTGGTACGACTACCTGGAGATTCAGCCCATCTGCAACAATATGTTCATGCTCCGCAAGGGGATGGTCCGGTCGGAGGAAGAGCTGCGGGACTTCAACCGGGACATCGTCCGCCTGGGGGAGGAGCTGGGCAAGCCGGTGTGCGCCACCGGCGACGTCCACTTCCTGGACCCGGAGGACGAAATTTACCGTCATATCCTCCTGGCTTCCAAGGGCTTTGAGGATGCCGACGAGGACCTGCCCATCTACTTCAAGACCACCGGCGAAATGTTGAAGGAATTTGCCTATCTGGGCAAGGAGAAGGCCCACGAGGTGGTGGTGAAAAACACCAACCTCATCGCCAGCTGGTGCGACCCCATTGAGCCCCTGCCCCAGGGCCTGTTCGCCCCCAAGCTGGAGGACTCCGACGGGGAGCTGAAACGGCTGGTGTGGGGCAAGGCCCACGAGCTCTACGGGGAGAACCCGCCCCAGATCGTGGTGGACCGCATCGAGGCCGAGTTGGGGGACATCATCCGGTGCAAGTACGACGTGATTTACATGTCCGCTCAGAAGCTGGTGCAGAACTCCCTGGAGCACGGCTATCTGGTGGGCTCCCGGGGGTCGGTGGGGTCGTCCCTGGTGGCTTTCATGTCGGGCATCACCGAGGTGAACTCCCTGCCCGCCCACTACCGCTGTCCCAACTGCAAGCACACCGACTTCGACTACGCCCAGGACCCGGAGCACCCCTACGGCTGCGGGGCGGACATGCCCGACGCGGTGTGCCCCGTCTGCGGGGCCAAGTACGTGAAGGACGGCTTCAACATCCCCTTTGAGACGTTCTTAGGCTTCGGCGGCGACAAGGTGCCCGACATCGACCTGAATTTTTCCGGGGAGTACCAGTCCAGCGCCCACAAATACACCTTCGAGCTCTTCGGTCAGACCCACGTCTTCCGGGCGGGGACCATCGGCACGGTGGCGGAGAAGACCGCCTTTGGCTATGTGAAGAAATACCTGGAGGAAAAGGGGAAGGTGGCCTCCAAGGCGGAGGAAAACCGGCTTGCCATCGGGTGTACCGGCGTGAAGCGCACCACCGGCCAGCACCCCGGCGGCATGGTGGTCATCCCCCAGGACAAGGAAATTTACGATTTCTGTCCTGTCCAGCACCCCGCCGACGACCCCAACAGCGACATTATCACCACCCACTTTGAATACCACTCCATGGAGTCCAACCTCCTGAAGCTGGACATGCTGGGCCACGATGATCCCACCATGATCCGCATGCTGGAGGACCTGACCGGGGTGAACGCCCGGGAGATACCCCTGGACGACCCGGACACCATGTCTCTGTTCTCCTCCTCCAAGGCCCTGGGCTATGAGAATGACAAGATTCTCGGTCCCACCGGGGGCACCGCTATCCCGGAGTTTGGCACCTCCTTCGTCCGGGGGATGCTGGAGGAGACCCAGCCCAACCAGTTTGATATCCTGGTGCGGCTGTCCGGCTTCTCCCACGGCACTGACGTGTGGCTGGGCAACGCCCGGGACCTGATTATCCAGCAGGGCATTCCCGTCGGTCAGGCCATCGGCTGCCGGGACGACATTATGCTGTTTCTTATCTCCAAGGGGATGAACCCCAAGCGGTCCTTCAAGATCATGGAGGCAGTCCGAAAGGGGAGAGGCCTGCCCGACGGGGCGGAGGACGAGATGAAGGCCGCCGGGGTGCCCGATTGGTACATCGGCTCCTGCAAGAAGATCGCCTATCTGTTCCCCAAGGCCCACGCTGTGGCCTATGTGATGATGGCCTTCCGCATCGCCTGGTTCAAGGTCCACCGCCCCCTGGCCTTCTACGCCGCCTACTTCTCCATCAGAGCGAAAGCCTTTGACGAGGCCTACATGTGCCGGGGGATGGACGTGTGCCAGCGGAAAATGCGGGAGATCGTGGCAAAAGACAAGGAGGCCACCGCCGTGGAGCAGGATATGCTCACCACCCTGGAGGTGTGCTATGAGTTCTATCTCCGGGGCTTCCAGTTCGACCGGATGGATGTCTACCAGTCGGAGGCCATCCGCTTCGCCGTGGACGAGGAGCGGGGGACCCTGCGGCCCCCCTTCGTGTCGGTGGCGGGGTTGGGGGAGACCGCTGCCATCTCCCTGGCGGAACAGCGGGTGGGACGGGAGTTTATCTCCATCGAGGAGGTCTCCGCCGCCTGCCCCAAGGTGTCCAAGACCCATATCCAGCTGTTGAAGGAGGCCGGCGCTTTCGGCGACCTGCCCGAGACCAGTCAGATGAATCTGTTTTCTATGCTTGGGTAA
- the ispG gene encoding 4-hydroxy-3-methylbut-2-en-1-yl diphosphate synthase (flavodoxin), with product MTKQIKVGGVLIGGGAPVTIQSMTNTPTQDVEATLKQIRELAAAGCEIVRVAVPDMEAARAVGKIKEGSTIPVVVDIHFDYKLALEAIAAGADKVRINPGNIGGEDRVKAVAQACRLHNIPIRIGVNGGSLEKDILTKYGKICPEAMVESAFGHIRLLNKFDFDDICVSLKSSSVPVTMRAYQLMRERSDYPLHIGVTEAGTVRMGTLKSAVGIGGLLALGIGDTMRVSLSANPLEEVYAAREILKAAGVRREGPELVSCPTCGRTKIDLIALANQVEERLKTVDKPIIVAVMGCAVNGPGEASAADCGIAGGVGEGLLFQKGEIIKKVPQDRLVDELFALIETL from the coding sequence ATGACAAAACAGATTAAAGTGGGCGGCGTCCTCATCGGCGGGGGCGCGCCCGTTACCATTCAATCCATGACCAATACCCCCACCCAGGATGTGGAGGCCACCCTGAAACAGATCAGGGAGCTGGCTGCCGCCGGGTGCGAGATTGTCCGGGTGGCCGTCCCCGATATGGAGGCCGCCCGGGCGGTGGGGAAAATCAAGGAGGGCAGCACCATCCCGGTGGTGGTGGACATCCATTTCGACTACAAGCTGGCCCTGGAGGCCATCGCCGCCGGGGCGGACAAGGTGCGCATCAACCCGGGCAACATCGGCGGGGAGGACCGGGTAAAGGCGGTGGCCCAGGCCTGCCGTTTACATAACATCCCCATCCGTATCGGCGTCAACGGCGGTTCTCTGGAGAAGGATATTTTGACCAAATACGGCAAGATCTGCCCCGAGGCTATGGTGGAGTCCGCCTTCGGACACATCCGCCTGCTGAACAAATTCGACTTTGATGACATCTGCGTCTCCCTCAAGTCCTCCAGCGTGCCTGTGACCATGCGGGCCTATCAGCTGATGAGGGAGCGGAGCGATTACCCCCTCCATATCGGCGTCACCGAGGCGGGCACCGTGCGGATGGGCACCCTCAAGTCCGCTGTGGGCATCGGCGGTCTGCTGGCGCTGGGAATCGGCGACACCATGCGGGTGTCTCTGTCCGCCAACCCGTTGGAGGAGGTCTACGCCGCCCGGGAAATCCTGAAAGCGGCGGGGGTGCGCCGGGAGGGCCCGGAGCTGGTCTCCTGTCCCACCTGCGGGCGGACGAAAATTGACCTCATTGCCCTGGCAAATCAGGTGGAGGAACGGCTCAAGACCGTGGACAAGCCTATCATCGTGGCCGTCATGGGCTGCGCCGTCAACGGCCCCGGAGAGGCTTCCGCCGCCGACTGCGGCATCGCCGGAGGCGTGGGTGAGGGCCTGCTGTTCCAAAAGGGGGAAATTATCAAAAAAGTCCCCCAGGACCGGCTGGTGGACGAGCTGTTCGCGTTGATCGAGACGCTGTAA
- the mmpA gene encoding Metalloprotease MmpA has protein sequence MLYIIIAILIFGVLVATHELGHFASAKALGVKVNEFAVGMGPALLKWGRGETLYTLRALPVGGFCAMEGEDDDSSDPRSFGRAAWWRKVIILCAGAFMNFLTGLIIMAVLYAPAQGFLAETYGGPLEGYGTEDCGLLAGDRFVSVDGHRVLVYGNAHFYLNRAGETIDFVVERDGQRVELKDVHLPYQERTDEEGRFTRLRGLTMASVSEPTSFWGKLGYAWNTCLDFVRMVWVSLGDLLTGAVGLRDLSGPVGIVNIMGEVGSHSPTVYDAVWNLGYLAALIAVNLAVMNLLPLPALDGGRVFFLAVNGLVYGIFRKKVDPKYENYVHLAGLAALMCLMLAVTFSDVGKLFGR, from the coding sequence ATGCTCTACATCATCATTGCGATCCTGATTTTCGGTGTTCTGGTTGCCACCCACGAGCTGGGTCACTTCGCTTCGGCCAAGGCGCTGGGGGTGAAGGTGAACGAGTTCGCCGTGGGAATGGGGCCCGCCCTGCTCAAATGGGGGAGGGGGGAGACCCTGTACACCCTGCGGGCTCTGCCCGTCGGCGGCTTCTGCGCCATGGAGGGGGAGGACGACGACTCCTCCGACCCCCGGTCCTTCGGCCGGGCGGCGTGGTGGAGGAAGGTTATCATTCTCTGCGCCGGGGCCTTTATGAACTTCCTCACCGGCCTTATAATCATGGCGGTTCTGTATGCCCCGGCTCAGGGGTTCCTGGCGGAGACCTACGGCGGGCCGCTGGAGGGCTACGGTACGGAGGACTGCGGCCTGCTGGCGGGGGACCGGTTCGTTTCTGTTGACGGTCATCGCGTGTTGGTTTACGGCAACGCCCATTTCTACCTGAACCGGGCGGGGGAGACCATCGACTTTGTGGTGGAACGGGACGGCCAGCGGGTGGAGCTGAAGGATGTCCACCTGCCCTATCAGGAGCGCACGGATGAGGAGGGCCGTTTTACCCGCCTGCGGGGCCTGACGATGGCCAGCGTCTCCGAGCCCACCAGCTTTTGGGGCAAGCTGGGCTATGCCTGGAACACCTGCCTGGACTTCGTGCGGATGGTCTGGGTCAGCCTGGGCGACCTGCTCACCGGAGCGGTGGGCCTGCGGGACCTGTCCGGGCCGGTGGGTATCGTGAACATCATGGGGGAGGTGGGCAGTCACTCCCCCACCGTCTACGACGCGGTGTGGAACCTGGGCTATCTGGCGGCGCTGATTGCCGTCAACCTGGCGGTGATGAATCTGCTCCCCCTGCCCGCCCTGGACGGAGGCCGGGTGTTCTTCCTGGCGGTCAACGGGCTGGTTTACGGTATTTTCAGGAAAAAGGTAGACCCGAAATATGAAAACTATGTCCATCTGGCCGGTCTGGCGGCGCTGATGTGCCTGATGCTGGCCGTCACCTTCAGCGACGTAGGCAAGCTCTTTGGGAGGTAA